The region actgcagatggtgactgcagccatgaaattaaaagacacttactccttggaaggaaagttatgaccaacctagatagcatattcaaaagcagagacattactttgccaacaaaggtctgtctagtcaaggctatggtttttccagtagtcatgtatggatgtaagacttggactgtgaataaagctgaccgccgaagaattgatgcgtttgatcTGTgatgttgggagaagactcttgagagtcccttggactgcgaggagatccaaacagtccattgtaaaggagatcagtcctgggtgttcattggaaggactgatgctaaagctgaaacttcaatactttggccacctcatgtgaagagttgactcattggaaaagactctgatgctgggaggaggggacgacagaggatgagatggctggatggcatcaccaactcgatggacatgagtctgagtgaactctgagagttggtgatggccagggaggcctggcgtgctgagattcatgggattgcaaagagttggacacgactgagtgactgaactgaactgaactgaactaacaattTAGGGTTAAACAGATAACATTATTTTGTCCTTTAAATATAATTAGAATAAATTCATGGTCATGGAAAGTTGTAAATTATAGATCTGTTGTAGAGATAAGGTAATTACATCACAATCCCCAAATGTGGTTAATGtcctttaaattgaaaaaaatttaagccaAATATCTGGGCTTTTTCTTCAATGTGACTGGACTGAAGAAATCTATCAAAATCTAAAACTTGACATTACACACACATGTAATTTTTCTTAACTAGATAGATAACAAAGTCATTGAACCTTATCATTTGAGTTTCTGCAACTcagaattcttaaaaagaaattccTAAAGACAGAGAAACTATCACAGATCAGAGGAGGCTGGGGAAACATGCAAGATGGTGCTCTGGCTTGGTTCCTGGAAGAGAAAGAGGGTAGTGCAGGAACTGGTAAAATCCCATATATCTGGAGTTCaggtaataataaaaacaataaaaccagCTGGCTTCCAGGTACATACATGAGTGTGCAAGACTGCATTTTtgtaatgcaaaataaaaatatgtccaTTAATAACACAAGTGgttgtaaaaataatattaaagaatGAACAAACTTATATGACATCAGAAGTCCAGCAGTTTAAATTAGAGGTATGAAAATTTAAGGCAGAGGTTCAAACCATATACaataagatatttttattaaaagcaaGTCATGAAAGTATGGGCATAAACTCATTATTTGTTACCAAACAGACTTCAGAAATGTGTATACAAAAAGAATTTGCTTTATGCTTCGGACCAGAGGAGGTATGATATTTTCCACACAGACACTCAGGACCATTAACTCTGATGTCTAATAGCATAGTTGACATTTGCACTTATGTTTCCTTACCCTCCTTCAAAGATTTTAATTCGAATAGGCTCAGTTTGCTTGGATCCAATATCCTTATCTCCATGAATatctcctttccctctttcctttaagATACTTCCCACTAGTTTCCTTTCTAGTTTGCTGCCAAATAAAAAGGACGCATCTGGTTTCATCtgcaggaaaaaagagagaatcaTTTTGTATGCATTCCCTAAAACACATAGGAAGTCCACGTATTCCACTCTTTCATGGTCTCTGAAAATTAGCCTAAATTCCATACTAAAAGGCCATGGGGTGGCTACATAAAAGGGACAATGGGGATAAAATCAGCAAAGAATGACAGTTTCTACAGAATAAAttcaacattcttttaaaaacaagaccCCATTAGCACAAATACCGTGCAAcactaataaaaatgttaaaaacaagtGCTGTATTTTGGAAGTAGCAATTCAAGCAATCTCTATGCATTTCAAAAACAATCTCAAAAGTTATTAAAGAGAAATGGTAACTGAAATATActgtacattttatatattttatatttataaatcctccatttacttttttattagcATAAATTCCAAAATGGcccttattaatatttttataattttacacgTAAGGCAATAACTGTTCATGCAGAAGCAAACCCACTAATCCTTGGGAAAATGAGTTGAGagaaatacatatgtattataaatataaaataaattttagtaaaAAGTATAGTCAATGGGACCAACTCTTCCCCAGAAGTTGGCAGAGCTCAGTTCTGACATCCTGCAGTTTCCTTTGTCGACTGAAAAAAGATGCATAACATGAGAGTTGTGAGTTGAGTTTTATTTGAGGCAAAAtgaggaagagttgactcattggaaaagactctaatgctgggagggattgggggcaggaggagaaggggacgacagaggatgagatggctggatggcatcactgacttgatggacatgagtttgagtgaactccgggggttggtgatggccagggaggcctggcgtgctgcaatacatggggtcgcaaagagtcggacacgactgagactgagcgactgaactgactgactgaggacTGCAACCCGGGAGACAGCACTTTAGATAGCCccgagaaactgctccaaagagttagtgtatgtgtgtgttagttgctcagttgtgtctgactctttgtgaacccatggactgtagcccgccaggcttctttgtccacggaattctccaggcaagaatataggagtgggttgccattcccttctccaggggatcttcggcccagggatcaaacccgggtctcctgcaatgcaggtgattctttaccgtctgagacaccagggaagccccagtggtaGTGGGGGAAGTTCAACATAcgagattttggtgaagggggagttcaatgccATAAAGCACTCTtcttacaaaaggttttctgccaGTCACagggagctgatgtcaccatgaagggatttagtacttttctagaaatgaggagatgcaaggactgGAAActactcattggcaaagaccctgataccaggaaagattgagggctggagaagggggtgatagaggatgagatggttggatagcatcattgactcaatggacaagtttgagcaaactccaggagatagtgaaggtcagggaagcctggtgtgctgcagtccatggggttgcagagaggcggacacaactgagtgagtgaacaacaagaaAGACTGGAATCGTGGaatcagttcctgaaaaatatctatctaaagacctgttccaccagattccctggagtacAGAGTGTCTCACTCTCTACGCTGAATACCCTTCAGGGCATGTCGAAGAGCAACAGCTACAGAAGCACAGGCTCAGATGCAATCTCCGCAGAGGCAGATGGTAAATGCCCTTGGCAAGCACCAATTTGTAACTGACACCTTCCCGACCTTTCCTCTCTAGTGCTCACTCCATGTTCTATGTCCTCATTTCACAATTTCCTGAATTCCTCACATCAACAAAAAGTCGATTTCCTAGGTCACTAACCCAGGTCGTTCGGAAGGGGGAGGAACTCTAAGGAATTAGCCCCTGAGGTAGGATTTCACAGCACCTGGCCGGAGAGATACCTTGTGCTTGGGACAGTCCTAAGACCCTCATAACTAAGTTTACATCAATGATTAAGGCCTGTCTACGGAGGATTCTGGCCACCTTGGCCTTCACTTTACTTGTTATCTTTTTGGTCGTACATTCTTTACTACATTATTCTGCTCAGCAATCAAATCTACAACACAGAACACTTTCAGAAACAAAGTTTGTTACCTGAGCAAACTGCTTCCAAGCACTTGACGATGTCAGTTTGCCAGTTCCAGGCCGGTGCATAGCAGCCAGAGTATAaatttctgcagtgattttttgttTGGACCTCAGAAGAGCCAGTGTGGTCTTGGTGTTCAATCCGGATGGGTTTGGGTTACAGGAACTAATGCACCATGAAGCATAAACCGAGGATTTGAAGGTGGCCTGCTGCACATAATTGGGTTTTGTATAATTCAAGAAGCACCAACTCACAGTTGTCGTTGTCCGCAGACTGGGGAACTGAAGAATCTGCTGGAAATCTACCATGTCCGTGAAAAGAAGAGTTGAATTTGCCATTTTCCCACTTGGGCCTGAGGCCCTGTGGACCAGCACACCAGCAGGCAGTTTCTGGCCCTTTCCTTGCTCTTCGAGCTGACTGTCCCCAGGTGGTAAGGAGGAGGTCTGAGGGCTCATGCTCATATCAGAGGCAGTCTCGTCAATGTCCAACTCATCTGAGGACTCTTTGCTTTCCGAGGGCCCACTGGATGACTTCTGCCCCAGGGGGGATGCTCGGGAGCctggcatgccaggctcccttgagGGCACGCTGGAAGAGGGATGGTCTTGAGATGAGGAGGGGGACAGCGAGGAGAAGGAAGATGACCCTGACGCCAAGCCATCCTTTGGCTCGGAAGCACAGCCCTGTCGAACCAGCTGGGGTTTCTGGGGGCGGGAGAGATCCTTCTTGATGTCTGAGTTGGTCAGCTCCACGGCGCTGAGCTCCTCCACAATCTGTCCATACATCTTTTCTTCCTTGACTCTTTTCTGCTGCTTCGTTTCCATGAAGAGTTCTAAGCTGCTGGCTGGGGAAAGCATACGTTTGCTGCCTCCCAGGGTGGCCACGCTGTCAGAGGTGGAAGGTAAACATAAGGGGATTGAGGATTCCAAGCCAAGGGGTAAAGTCTGAGGTACTTTCCAGATGGGGTATTTTTCCAAGCCTGCATGCTGCCCCAACACCTGGGCAATGTTAAATCCTATCCCTTGCATGGCCGCGTTGGTTACCAGGGTTCTTTGTGTCACGTTCTCGTCAACTTTGCATATGACAATGGCAGGGCTGTTCTGCCCAAGCATCTGAGAAATGCTTGTGTACATGACACTCCCATAGGATGGGACGTGCGTCTGGATCCTAACAGGAACCACCGTTCCCGGCAAGGACTGCAAGGGCCCAGCGCTCGCTGAGGTGAAATCTTCCTGAACAACCTGCTCAGAGGGAGTATCTGTTGACTTGGTGCTCTCCCCAGAGGGAAACTTTGGAAGGAGGTTCTTTGAGGGTAGCCCTGATGTTCCTGAATAACCTGGGTAGGTTTGATCTTTCGTGTGCATGTAATCAGCGGATTTCTTTCCAGTGTGTTCGGCCAAGGGCTCCAAGGGGTAGCTGGGGTGAACTTCTGCCTGGAAAGAAGGCTTGCCATAGCTCTTCGGAGTGTGCTGAGCAAGAGGATGGGGGAAGTGTGCCTGCCACCAAGGGGGCTGCTGGGCTGGTAAGTGAACCATACAGACGGTAGGATACTGGAACTGAAACAAGGCGCTCTGGATTGGAGAAAATGGGAGAGCCTCCTGATGGGGAAACAAATGTGGCTGTTCAGACAAGTGCTTGCTTGCAATATAGGATGTCGGTTGTATCAAGGGATTTCTCAGAGATTCCTGACTATCCAGGTGCAGGATCTGCTGCTGGGCCAGGTGGAGGGGGCCTGAGCTCAGCTGGGGGCAGGGACCCACGACTTGCTTCCCTGGGtcctcggcctggaggggagggagcaCGGAGCATGGAGCGTGGGGCCATGTGGACCTGAGGCTGGCATGCAGATGCTCCAGCTGCTCCTGCTTGACACCCAGATCCGCGCCGGCCTCCCCCTGGGAGATCTCGGGAGAGCCACTGAAGGACGCCTGGCGCACCAGAAAGCACTTCTTCCTCTCCCGGGATGGGGACAGCGCAGAGGCGGCCGACGTTCCAGCTGTGGGTGCGTGGGACAGGTTCCCATAATCAAATGACTTGCTCCGAATTTCTGGGACCTCCGTGGGGTGAGGACAAGGCATCTGCTCAGATGAACAGCGTCGCATCTCCttctggtgatggtggtggccaGGGACTGACAGTGAGTAGGAACCGGCGGGGACGGTCAAGAACTCCGAATGCTTCCCGAACTCATCTGGCTTGGAAGCCGCAAGCTTCATGGTCTCCTCTCGATCGAAAGACATGGAGAAGCTGGAGCTGTGGGACAGGTTACTCTCTTGACTGGGGCTGCGGGAGAGGCCGGTGCCTGTGGACTCGAAGCTGGATTCCCCAGAGGAGTGCTCCATGTCCGCGAGTCGCAGACGTTTCTTTTTGGGCGGCAGCTTCTCGGCCGGGAGCTGGGAGAGGGTCTCGCTTCTCTGGGGCCACTGGAACTCCTCCACTGGCTTTTCCGGCTCTTTGCTCTgcgtttccttctctttctccggCTTGTCCGGCTCCTCGGTCACACGGATCTCCGGGACTTGGATGTTGTGCTGGCGCACCAGCCGGGGCGGTGCGTGGtagggtggcggcggcggcgggaccTGGGGCGCGGGGGACGGTTTCCCCGCGCTCTCCGCACCCTCCCCGGGCGGGGCCCACTCCGGGCTCACCGGGGCTTCGGAGATCTCGCTGTCACACGTCTCGGAGGGTGATGAGACTTTCTCCTGGGCGCTGGCCACGAGTTCAGCGGACTCGGACCGCTCGAAGGAATTGGGGCGGCTCAGCGAGTTGGTGTGCTGAATCACAGAGATCacatttccaggaggctttctgcCCGCTCCATCCGATTGCTTGTCCGGATCAGCCGCCAAGGGTGACTCCTCTGACCCGAGAGAGGGGCTCCCAGATTGCAGCGGGGGTCGACACAGGTCAAAGCGCTCAGAGTGCCCGTGAGAAAGGTTTTCCTGTCCAGCCAGGCCGAACCCACTCCTCGTGCCTTCCTGCATCTGCAGCTTGGACTCGTAATCTGCAGTCGCGATGCCCAAAGGCGTGCTGCTGCAGATCATGGGGGTGTCCTCCTCGTCCCCGACGCTCTTTTCTTTCCGGCGTTTTCGAGTTTCGCAGGTGGTTCCAAACATGGTTGGCATGCCCTGGGATGGCGCCGAGGGATCCATGAAGTACTCTCCGCCATGTTTCAATGGGCTGATGCAGGAAACATCCCTGTAGTTTTGCTTTGTTGTCTCAGAGTCCTCCCACTTCTTATAGGGTTTGCGGCAGACATCATAGTCATAGCCGACCCTGTCCCCAGGAatcaatttcttttccttcaaggaTGGACCTGTGATGCTTTTGGACACCCTGCCATGGTGGTCTCCCTCCAGATGCCCCTCCTGGACTGAAGGCAGCTCAAAAGCTGCTTGTCTCCTTAACATGCGCTGAGGTGGTATGCCTACCGTTCCTGGGTAGAACACATCATCAGAGCCAGTCATCCGCTCATCAAATGAGTGACTTCCTCTCAAAGAAGGAGGAAGACTTAAGTTAGTTGCTGAAGAAGTTGGCATTGAGTTGCTTCGAATAAGGGGTGAAGAGTCAACTGGAGCTTCGAGGAGAACTGGGCTGCCACCTTGGAAATTGGCTGGATAAAGTTTTCCTTCATTCCTGATAGATGATGGAATCGTCTGGGATTGTCTTGACTCACTGTTGAATTTGGTGGATTTTAGCATGCCTGTCTGACTGGGGTCAATTTCTGCCTTGCTTGGGATCAGCTGTGAAACAGGATCTTCAAACATCTTGACATCTAACCTGGTGTTGACGTGAGGTAATGAGTCCATGGTGCCCTTCCTACCCATCGTGGCGCGTTCCTGACTTGTGGTAGTAACACTGAGTGTATTTCTCGGACTAAGCCGACAGTATTTTCCAAAGATGATTTCTTCATAAGACTTCGCGTTTGTGTTTGGAGGGCTGATCTGCTGCTCTGCACTTTCTGAGCGGGAAAAGTAACCAGAGTCAGTGCTTCCTTTACTGTGCGGGCTCAGAAGGTTCAGAGATGGCTCAGAATCTTGTCCTTTTTTCTCTGACAGTCTTAGTGCAAGTTTCTGTTTAACTGTGTGAGAGTCATCAGCCTTAGTACTTAAAGACGGATTTGGTAACATATCAGAGCCAATATACTGAGAGCTTTCATTAGGTAAAGGAATTCCACTTTTGGGGATAATCAAAATCGGCACCTTCATTGGACCTCCCAGCGATTCTTCCAATGACCCGTGATAGCCACCTCTGCTGGCCATTTCCAGTGGAATGGGTGGGCCAGGACTCATTTTGTCAGAAGCCTCAACAAACAAAGAACTCTCCTCATCTGTGTCTGTACTCTGTTCACCATCTGAATGTATTTCTGCTTCTACATCAATGAAACCGGCCTCTAGATCCAGTTTTGACACCGCTGACTCTGTGAAAGGGACTAATCCTGCCTTAATTGCATGGGCATGTGACTTCCTGTGCTTGTACAAATTGCTCTTCGTCTTGAAAGAGAAACCACACGGTATACATGGGTATGGCCGCTCACCGGTGTGGGACCTGATGTGCTTTTTCAGTACGCTGGGCTTGGCACATGCCCTGCTGCAGTAAGGGCAAATGTACTTGCCGGGCTTTTTGGGTTTGTGCTCTTTTTTGTGAGCATCTTCAGACTGTTCTAGACTTTTCTGGGAGTATTGGCTATAAGCAGGGTTCAGACTTGAAATCTTTTTTCTAGGATAACCACCACTGTGGCCGTGTATAGGAAAGGAAAATAGGTCCTCAGAGGCAACAGATGGCAAAGGGCCAGGGAAAAGCCACGGAGGGCCTTCGAGGCTCTGGTGTGGCTTGTTGCTGTGCATGACCCCCTGTGGCAATGAGTGCTGAGGGAAAGAGAGTGAATGTTGGCATGAATAAGGACTTGGACGGTGTGGTGGGTATTGCTTCTCTGCCACTTGCTGGACCACTTCGCTAGGTGAGGCCAGTTTCCCAGAACCAAAGAGTTGTGCTGATGCTGTGTTTCCAATATGCTCAGGATCAATTTGTGGTTGCCGCTGTCCTTCTTGACTGCCAAAAGTGCTCATCTTAATAACAGCTGATTGTTCCTGTCTCCATCTACCTGATGCTTTATCAGTTTCTCCAGACCTTGAGGTAGCTTTTTGTCCTAGAGCTGTGTCCCCAGTGTCCATTTTGTCACACAAGGTCTCAAGTGCTAGTTTGCTTGAAAGCCGTGCAGACTCATGGAGTGTCTTCAAAGCTGTCCCTTTCAAAGCTTGCTTGCTTCCATGTTCCAGGGTGTCTGCAGACTTGCTgagttttccttctctttggaACCTTCCACACCCACCCCGTAGTCTGTGGGCATTTGATGGTATGTCCTTGGACCGGGGCTATAACACAGTTCTCTCCATTGTAGAAATGTCCATCCAAAAGCTAAGTGCAAATCTATAAAGATTTCTTATGGCATTTGAATATTTTCAACTAGGATGAAATTGGGATGATGAATAGTCTAGGAGAAATTTTGCCCATCAACTAGAGCAAAGTTCAACTGTCAGTTTCACTAAGACAAAATGGtctgaaagaaaacagaacaaaacacaaaGAGACTGTCAATAACAGTTATCAAGTAAGAAACTAAAACCAACCCTAAATATACAGCCTGAAATTGGATAcagtaaaaatatgtttattccaAGAAATCCTTTTTATATCTGTTACATTAATTCCACAATTAAAGGTTATTAATTGCAAATTTAATACTGTCATAAGCTTAAATCTCTTAACTTTTGGTCACCCTTTTAAACCCTCCTTAATCTTGATACAATAACAGCATTTGAGGGAAAACTTTtgatatgtattatttataaaatcataaaaattttcAAAGTCTTCATTAACATAAGTTTAGAGCTATTGCTAACCAAGTTTTATGACTTACATGCTAAGTGTACTACATATTTCTCTATTTAGATATGTTAAATGTATAATATGATATAATTTACAAGTATATAATACAATGCTAACATAAAatgttatatgtattatatataatgttaacataaaatataagtatattttataacttaaaaacaTTGATTAGACTAAGGCTGGCTGCAAGAATTAAAGACTGTCATGGAGctttggaaaaggcagaaaagTGCATCTAAATAAAATAGTTATAAAATCTTCGTAATATGGATGAAAAAACAGATTTTGgggaaagttaaaaaatataatgtttaCCTGAATGGTTTAGAGTTCTCATGGGCATGATTGTCTTGTCGCTTCCTGGGtagaaaataaatacagttaGGAAATATTGTTCCATTAAACTATAACGTTGCCAATTACAAATGTCAATTTAAAACTCATTATATGTAGATCTCACAATGTTATGAGATGTAATgtaaggagatggcaagagtgaacactgacattttaggaatcagtgaactaaaatggatgggaatggcaaatttaattcagatcaccatgatatctactactgtgggcaagaattccatggaagaaatggagtagccctcatagtcaacaagagtccaaaatgcagttcagttcagttgctcagtcattttcgACCCTCCATGACtctatgtactgcagcatgccaggcctccctgttcatcgccaactcccagagtttactcaaactcatgtccatcaagtcggtgatgccatccagccatctttcccagcatcagggtcttttcaaatgagtcaattcttcgcatcaggtggccaaagcattggagtttcagcttcagcatcagtctttccagtgaatattcaggactgatttcctttaggatggactggttggatctccttgcagtccaagggactctcaagagtcttctccaacaccacagttcaaaaccatcaattcttcagcactcagctttctttagagtccaattctcatatccatactactactggaaaaaccatagctttgactagacggacctttcttggcaaagtaatgtctctgcagtcttaaaatgaaagaatgatcttggttcatttccaaggtaaaccatttgATATCATAGTAAtcgaagtctatgcccaaccactaatgccaaagaagctgaagttgaatggttctatggagaCCATTCAACCTTCTTGAAGGTTCTATAAGACCTTCTacaattaacaccaaaaaaaaaaaaaaaaatgtctttttcatcatagtggactggaatgcaaaagtaggaaatcaagagatgcctggagtaaggcaagtttggccttggagtacaaaatgaagcagggcaaaggctaacagagttttgccaaaagaacacattggtcatagcaaacatcctcttgcaacaacacaagagacaactttacacactaacatcatcagatggtcaataccgatatcagactgattatattctttacagttgaagatgaagaagctctatacagttagcaaaaacaagactgggagcttactgtggctcagatcatgaactccttattgcaaaatgcagacttaattgaagaaagtagagaaaaccactaagtCATTCAAGtgtgacctaaagcaaatcccttacaattatacagtgaaagtgccaaacagattcaagggattagatctgatcaacagagtgcctgaagaactatggatggaggttcaaaacactgtacaggagatgataatcaaaaccatccccaggaaaaagaaatgctaaaaaggcaaaatggttgtctgaggagaccttacaaatagctgagaaaggaagagaagtgaaaggcaaaggagaaaaggaaagatataaccatctaaatgcagagttccaaatagtaaggagagataagaaagccttcctaagtgatcaatgcaaagaaatagaagaaaacaataaaatgggaaagactagagatctcttcaagaaaatcagagataccaagggaatatttcatgcaaagatggacataatagcagacagaaatggtacagatctaacagaagcagaagatattaagaataagtggtaagaatacacagaagaactatataaaaaatatcttaatgacccagataaccataatggtgtgattactcacctagggccagacattttggagtgcaaagtcaagtgggccttaggaagcatcactatgaacaaagctagtgatggaattccagctgagctatttcaagtcctaaatgatgatgctatgaaaatgctgcactcgatatgccagcaaatttggaaaactcagcagtggtcacaggactggaaaagctgttttcattccaatcccaaagaaatgcaatgccaaaaaatgttcaaactaccacacaactgcactcatttcacatgctagcaaggtcatgctcaaaatcctccaagctaggcctcaacagtacgtgaactgagaatttccagatgtacaagctggatttaaaaaaggcagaggaagcagagatcaaattgccgacatctgttgggtcataaaaaaaaaagcaagagagttccagaaaaacatctacttctgcttcatttactacacttattcctttgactgtgtggatcacaacaaactgtggaaatttttttttttttaatattcattcatttatttggctgcaccaggtcttagttgcagcatgtgggatc is a window of Capra hircus breed San Clemente chromosome 9, ASM170441v1, whole genome shotgun sequence DNA encoding:
- the HIVEP2 gene encoding transcription factor HIVEP2 isoform X2, with product MDTGDTALGQKATSRSGETDKASGRWRQEQSAVIKMSTFGSQEGQRQPQIDPEHIGNTASAQLFGSGKLASPSEVVQQVAEKQYPPHRPSPYSCQHSLSFPQHSLPQGVMHSNKPHQSLEGPPWLFPGPLPSVASEDLFSFPIHGHSGGYPRKKISSLNPAYSQYSQKSLEQSEDAHKKEHKPKKPGKYICPYCSRACAKPSVLKKHIRSHTGERPYPCIPCGFSFKTKSNLYKHRKSHAHAIKAGLVPFTESAVSKLDLEAGFIDVEAEIHSDGEQSTDTDEESSLFVEASDKMSPGPPIPLEMASRGGYHGSLEESLGGPMKVPILIIPKSGIPLPNESSQYIGSDMLPNPSLSTKADDSHTVKQKLALRLSEKKGQDSEPSLNLLSPHSKGSTDSGYFSRSESAEQQISPPNTNAKSYEEIIFGKYCRLSPRNTLSVTTTSQERATMGRKGTMDSLPHVNTRLDVKMFEDPVSQLIPSKAEIDPSQTGMLKSTKFNSESRQSQTIPSSIRNEGKLYPANFQGGSPVLLEAPVDSSPLIRSNSMPTSSATNLSLPPSLRGSHSFDERMTGSDDVFYPGTVGIPPQRMLRRQAAFELPSVQEGHLEGDHHGRVSKSITGPSLKEKKLIPGDRVGYDYDVCRKPYKKWEDSETTKQNYRDVSCISPLKHGGEYFMDPSAPSQGMPTMFGTTCETRKRRKEKSVGDEEDTPMICSSTPLGIATADYESKLQMQEGTRSGFGLAGQENLSHGHSERFDLCRPPLQSGSPSLGSEESPLAADPDKQSDGAGRKPPGNVISVIQHTNSLSRPNSFERSESAELVASAQEKVSSPSETCDSEISEAPVSPEWAPPGEGAESAGKPSPAPQVPPPPPPYHAPPRLVRQHNIQVPEIRVTEEPDKPEKEKETQSKEPEKPVEEFQWPQRSETLSQLPAEKLPPKKKRLRLADMEHSSGESSFESTGTGLSRSPSQESNLSHSSSFSMSFDREETMKLAASKPDEFGKHSEFLTVPAGSYSLSVPGHHHHQKEMRRCSSEQMPCPHPTEVPEIRSKSFDYGNLSHAPTAGTSAASALSPSRERKKCFLVRQASFSGSPEISQGEAGADLGVKQEQLEHLHASLRSTWPHAPCSVLPPLQAEDPGKQVVGPCPQLSSGPLHLAQQQILHLDSQESLRNPLIQPTSYIASKHLSEQPHLFPHQEALPFSPIQSALFQFQYPTVCMVHLPAQQPPWWQAHFPHPLAQHTPKSYGKPSFQAEVHPSYPLEPLAEHTGKKSADYMHTKDQTYPGYSGTSGLPSKNLLPKFPSGESTKSTDTPSEQVVQEDFTSASAGPLQSLPGTVVPVRIQTHVPSYGSVMYTSISQMLGQNSPAIVICKVDENVTQRTLVTNAAMQGIGFNIAQVLGQHAGLEKYPIWKVPQTLPLGLESSIPLCLPSTSDSVATLGGSKRMLSPASSLELFMETKQQKRVKEEKMYGQIVEELSAVELTNSDIKKDLSRPQKPQLVRQGCASEPKDGLASGSSSFSSLSPSSSQDHPSSSVPSREPGMPGSRASPLGQKSSSGPSESKESSDELDIDETASDMSMSPQTSSLPPGDSQLEEQGKGQKLPAGVLVHRASGPSGKMANSTLLFTDMVDFQQILQFPSLRTTTTVSWCFLNYTKPNYVQQATFKSSVYASWCISSCNPNPSGLNTKTTLALLRSKQKITAEIYTLAAMHRPGTGKLTSSSAWKQFAQMKPDASFLFGSKLERKLVGSILKERGKGDIHGDKDIGSKQTEPIRIKIFEGGYKSNEDYVYVRGRGRGKYICEECGIRCKKPSMLKKHIRTHTDVRPYVCKLCNFAFKTKGNLTKHMKSKAHMKKCLELGVSMTSVDDTETEEAETMEDLHKASEKHSMSSISTDHQFSDAEESDGEDGDDNDDDDEDDDDFDDQGDLTPKTRSRSTSPQPPRFSSLPVNVGAVPHGVPSDSSLGHSSLISYLVTLPSIQVTQLMTPSDSCEDTQMTEYQRLFQSKSTDSEPDKDRLDIPSCMDEDCMLSSEPGSSPRDFSPSSRHSSPGYDSSPCRDNSPKRCLIPKGDLSPRRHLSPRRDLSPMRHLSPRKEAALRREMSQRDVSPRRHLSPRRPVSPGKEIMARRDLSPRRERRYMTTIRAPSPRRALYHNPPLSMGQYLQAEPIVLGPPNLRRGLPQVPYFSLYGDQEGAYEHPGSSLFPEGPNDYVFSHLPLHSQQQVRAPIPMVPVGGIQMVHSIPPALSGLHPPPTLPLPMEGSEEKRGASGDSFAKDPYAVSKQPGKRSPYAPQSSGPPSTPSSPRLLMKQSTSEDSLNATEREQEENIQTCTKAIASLRIATEEAALLGADQSARGQAPHQKPLESAQASIRHFSGPEPGQPCTSATHPDLHDGEKDNFGTSRTAFAHSTFYSKSCLDDQQSGFQDSKELPSSTEAGKEPASEKSQLH